AGAGCAGACTCTCTATCGTATTCGTGTGATTGATGCTTCAAAAGGCAAACATGCTAATGACACTAGAGCCAAAGAAAGCGATGGCATTGGTAGTGGTGATATGTGGTTTCGAGTCAATGAAAAGGGCGCACCAATAGGGCTTTATTGGTCAAGTAAAGAGAAAAAGGAGCGTCAACATTTTATTGTAATGGGACGTGTACAGCACTAAAATCAGCTTATTATTCGAGCTTATTAGTAGTAATGCTAATACTTTTATTTTTATTTAAAATAAACAAACTATTTTCTTTCTTTCCTCAATCACTCTTTTCAATTCATTTATGTAATGTGTGTTGCATGTAACGAAGGTCTATAAAATAGGTTATGGAGTTCTCCCTTATATTATTGTGGTAAATCAGGTGTTGAAGGTACCTTATAATCAATTTTGATCTGGTACCCTACACCGTTAATATTTTCAAAAAAATCAACATCACAGATTTCTCTGATACGGTAGATCACCATTTGAAGTTTTTTAAGATTGAGTTGCTCATCATCCCAAAGCGTTGCATAGAGTCGTTCGTAGCTTACGCAGTGGTTTTTATGCTCACACAGCGTTTGAATCAGTTTTAGCGCATTGGGACTCATTTTGATCATTCGACCTTGTTTATAGAGTAAACGTGTCTCATGGTTAAAACAAAATCCGCCTGCAATTTTACTGATTTTTGTGCTCGGAAGAGGGTTTTTTTTGGCGCTTAAAAGTGAAATGGTTGCTATGATTTCCCTCTCGTTATAGGGTTTGATGATGTACCCGTCCGCTTTGGCGTCTATCGCATAAGTGATCATTTCATCATCGGCATACGCTGTCGTAAAGACGATGGCGCAGTCACTGATAGAGCGAAGATGCATCGCTACTTCACACCCACTCATAGCGCCTTTAATCATAATATCAAGTAACACCAAATCAGGTTCATATTTACGAACGCTCTCCAACGCATCGGCTCCATTATCGACACTCTCAACAACGCACCAGCTCTGTTTTTCGACGATCATTTTGAGGTATTCTGCGGCGATACACTCATCTTCTACGATCACTATTTTATACATGTTCACCTCTTTTGTAGGCTATTTGGTAACATAAGCCATGGTTGTAAGAGACTTTGAGTGTTCCTTTGAGCTGTTTGACGTTTAAGTCGACCAACTGTAGACCGAAGTTTCTTTTCATGTTGGAGTCATACCCACTCCCGTTGTCAAAATAGGTCAGTAAAACGGTATCACCACGACGTTTTAGGACAATGATGATTTTTGGATTTTCTTCCGTTTTAAATGCGTATTTAAAACTATTCACAAGTAGTTCATTGATAATCAAACCAATGGGGATGACTTCATTGAGTGAAAGCTCTAGCGTGTCTGCTTTGAAGAGAATGTTAACATGCTCGCTGAGTGTACTTTGGATGTTTCGATACAATTTTTCAATAAACTCTTTGGCATTGACTTTTTCAAGATCATGCGAGACGTAGAGCATAGAGTGTACCATCGCCATCGCATCGATTCTGCTTTTACTCACTTGGATGATGTCGCGTACTTTTTGATCCTCTTTTTCCGCTTGAATGGCAAGCATAGAGGAGACAATATTAAGATTGTTTTTAACGCGGTGTTGTAATTCATTGTAAAGGAGATCTTTTTTGTAGTTTGCGTTAATTAAACGTTTATACGTGTCGATTCGTGTGATTTCATAATACAAAGCAAAAATGATGACAATCACGAAAACCGATATAAAATTGATAATAGCCGCAGGAGTATGCAAAAAAATGCTGGTTTGCAAAGCGTCTTGATAATACAGAAGCAAGAGTCCTGTAATAGCAATCATAACGAAGCTAAACACGAGTCCTTTTTTCCAGCTAAAAAGAGAAAAAATGCCTAATATTAACGGAAATAAAAATCCGGATATATAATCATCAAAGCGGTAGATAAAGATAGCCGATACTGTTTCAACGCAGAGGATGAACCCCATGGTATACGAAGCATAGTCGTATTTTCTTTTTCGATAAAACATAAAAAAAGAGAAAATAATCAGCAGAAGCATCATTGAGGTAAGGGGGATAATTTGATAATCGTGATTTGACAGATCCAAACCAATATGAAAACAAAAGATACAAAAACATACGGTATGGATGATCCAGATAATCTTCCCTCGCCTTCCTTCTGTTGCCCTTTGTATTTCCGCATTCAATGGGAGATGTGATGTTTTCATGAAATTAAATTTATCACGTTTCAACTTAAAGGATTCAATCTTTCCTCAACCGTATTTTCATGTGACTAGAACGTGGTTTTTTATTTATATAATTATTGAAAGAAAAAATTTAGATTTGTGGTTTGACGTTTTTACATGTAAAGGTTTACACATGATGACAGTGAGTGAAATTTTAGACATTGATATTGAATCTTTGAACCCTGACGCATTGGCTTTGCTTCGCACGACAATCGTAGAAAATCAGTCGTTGTTTCGCTTAGAATGTGAAGTCTTTTATCAGTGGGGTAAAATTGAGCAAAAACTCAATATGCCCCATTCTGCTGAAGTGCGTTTTAAAAATGCACTCTTTTTGAATCAAGAGCACACGAAGAGTATGCGTGAGCTTGGATTGTTGTATGCACAAAGTGAACGGTTACATGACGCGCTTAGGTTGTTTGCGATGCTCGTGACGATTGACCCCACAGACTACGAAGCATGGCGTGATGGTGGAACTATCTTGCTCAGCATGCACGAACCTTATAAAGCAATGGAGTGGATGAAAATGGCAAAAAAAGCCAATACGATGGTTTTTTGATCACCTGTATTGGAATTATAAATTTTTTGCTATGGATAAAAACTCATGCGCAATTTTGGATAAACGTTTGTCTTCTCGATACGCTAAAACAACCGTTCGAGTAAGCAGTGGTTCATCTATGCTAAAAAGCAAGAGTTTGTCTTGTTTATCTTCTTTAATAAATTGAGGCACTGTAAAACAAGCACCAATACCTGAAGCAACAATGGAATTGGCGATATCAAACGTTTCTGTTTCACAAAAAATATTGGGTTCAAAGCCCGCTTCTTTAAAGATTTTGTCGTATATCGGCCTACTTCTTTGCGTATCTTTCGGCAAGATAAATTTTTCATTTTTCAGATCACGCAAAGAGATCATAGGGTAGCCTTTAATCCTTTTTTTCACTTTCTGCGCAAGAGGATGGCTTATCGGTAAAGCAAGTAAAGCTTGCTCTTCTTTAATAACTTTATAACTCAGCCCTTCAGAGTGAAGTGGCAATATAAGTGTCGCTATATCAACATCGCCATCTAGAAGCATTTTTTCCAATTTTAAAGTCGAAAATACTTGGGATACTTTGATATCCGCATTGGGGAATTTTTTATAAAATTTCGACAATGCGTCGGGAATAAAATGGTATCCCGTTTGTGAAAACCCCAGTCGTAACTTTCCATTTTCAAAGCCTGTAACATCACGCATTTGTACATTTAAATCATTGTAAAGCTCTATGATAGCGTTTGCTTTCGAGAGATAAATCTCTCCCGCATGGGTCAGACTAATAGGCGTTGTGCTTCGATCAAAAAGCGGTACACCAATTTGCTTTTCTAATATATTAATACTCTGACTTAAAGAGGGTTGGGCTATTTTTAGTTTTTGAGCCGCCTTTGTAAAGCTTTTTAATTTTGCCACCATAACAACACACTCTATTTGCTTTAAACTCACTAAAAATCCCTTAAATACGATATTTTGCAGAACTTTACCCCATAAGAAAAGACCTATGAGAACATATACAAAACAGTCTTTGACTTATGGATAAAAGTGTATTAATATTTTGCTGTTATTAAATTTAAAATGTATTTAAAAAATATAATTTTAAATTTATAAAATCATTTACGAGGAAATCTTATGAGTGAACAGTTTACCAGAAGAGAGTTTCTGCAGTCAGCCTGTATTACCATGGGTGCATTAGCGGTAAGTACGGGTGGTGTTGAGCAAGCTTTTGCTGCGACTTCAACCTCCACACCCAATACTTCAGGAATGCCAACATGTGATGTATTGATTATTGGTTCAGGTGCTGCAGGGCTTCGTGCTGCTGTTGCCGCACGTAAAAAGAACCCAAATCTAAGTGTTGTTGTTGTGAGTAAAGTCATGCCAACCAGAAGTGCTACAACCATGGCAGAGGGTGGCATTAACGGCGTTATTGATTTTAGCGAAGGAGACTCATTTGAGCTTCACGCGAAAGATACCGTAAAAGGTGGTGACTTCTTGGTTGATCAAGATACCGCACTTAAATTTGCTACATACGCAGGTGCGGCAATTCATGAACTTGACTACCTTGGTATGCCGTTTTCTCGTAATGCCAAAGGCGAAGTCAATAAACGCTACGCGGGTGGTGCTTCAAAAATCCGTTGTAACTTTGCTTCGGATAAAACAGGGCATATTCTTACCCATACCTGTTTAGATGACGCGCTTAAAAACGGTGTAAAGTTTTTGATGGATCATCATATGCTCGATCTTAGTATTGAAGATGGTCACTGCGAGGGTGTTGTTCTTAGAAATATCCGCACGGGTGATATCGCTCCTGTTCGTGCAAAATCTGTCGTTTTAGCAACGGGCGGCTATACCCGCGTATTTTGGAACAGAACATCAACCCCCTACATCGCAACAGGTGATGGTGCGGCAGCGGTCCTTCGTGCTGGATTAGCGTTTAAAGACCCAGAGATGCTTCAATTCCACCCAACCGGTGTCTGCCATGGTGGTACATTGATTACCGAAGCGGCACGAGGAGAAGGTGGTATCTTGCTCAATAACCTAGGGGAACGTTTTATGAAACGCTATGTACCAAACAAAATGGAACTTGCCCCTCGTGATATTGTTGCACGTTCTATTGAGACAGAGATTCGTGAAGGTCGTGCGTTTGGTCACGATATGGAAGCGTATGTACTGCTTGATGTAACGCATTTGGGTAAAGAAAAAATCATGAGAGATTTACCTCAAATCCGCCACATTGGTATGTTGTTTGAAAACATGGATTTGGTTGAAAAACCAATTGCAATTCGCCCAACAGCGCACTACTCCATGGGTGGTATTCATGTCACAAGTATTGACACGATGGCTACTCCTGCTCCTGGTCTTTTTGCAGCGGGTGAAGCTTCATGTGTATCCATTCATGGTGCAAACCGTTTGGGTGGTAACTCACTGTGTGATGCAACCGTTACAGGAAGAATTGCAGGTATTAATGCAGCAGAGTATGCGGCTAAAGCAGATTTTGGTAAAGGTAAACGCCTTAATGATTTAACACTCAAATGGACAAGTCATTTTAAAGAGATAACCAGCTCTGGTAAAGGCAATGATAACGACATGTACGCCCTTCGTGAAGAAATGGGTGCTGCTAACTGGTACAACATGGGTATCTTTAGAACTGAGTCTAAATTACTCGCTCTTGCTGACAAACATGCTGAATTCCAAGCACGTTACGAAGCAATTCGTATCCCAAATGCTAATCCTGTGTTTAACACAGCCTATACAGAGTATGTTGAACTTGGTAACTTGTTGCTTGCTTCTCGTGCTGCACTTATGGGTGCTACGGCGCGTAAAGAGTCACGTGGTTCTCACTTTAGAGAAGATTACTTAAAACGTGATGACGCAAACTTCTTGAAGCACTCCATGGTCACCATGGATGAGAGCGGTAAAATGCATTTAGACTGGAAAGATGTTGTTGTCGGTCAGTTTAAAATTGAAGAGAGGAAATACTAATGAAATTTATCATTGATCGCTTTGATGGCAACAAAAATTATCAACAAACCTATACGGTAGAGAAAAAGGATATAGAAGCGTTGACCTTGTTAGGGACTTTGCTTTTTATTAAACAACACCAAGATCTTACGCTTAACTTTACAGCTTCATGCCGTATGGCAATTTGTGGTGCCTGTGGGGTGCGTGTGAATGGTCACGCGTATCTTGCATGTGATACCAAAATGACAGAGCTTTTTGAAGAGTACAAAGATACCGATATATTTCGTATCTCTCCACTCTCTAATTATACGGTCATTTCTGATCTTGCAGTAGATTGGGAACCTGCTATTGAGAATCTTCGTAAAGTAAAACCAGGTTTGGTTGCAAAATCGGAATTTTCAGAAAAAGAGGGTTGTCGCCAAAACCAAGAGCAATACGATCGTATTGTAGGACAATGGGATTGTATCTTATGTGGTGTGTGTGCTTCAGAGTGTAATAAGCTCTCAGCAGATCGTAGTGATTATATGGAGCCATTTGTTTATACTCGTGCATGGAAAGTAGCGAATGACTCACGTACAAAAGATCCGATGATTCACGTTAAACCTTCTGTCACCAATGGCCTTTGGAACTGTGTTCACTGCCATGAGTGTACAAACCGCTGTCCAAAACATATTAGCGCAGCAGAAGACATCGCAGGACTTCGTGCAATGGCTATGAGAAAAGGCTTGAATTCTGGCGTTGGCCCAGCACACGCTAAATCATTCTATACAGACTTAGTTGAAGATTCAGGTCGCCTCAATGAAATTCGTCTAGCACTTAGAACGGAAGGTGTTAGTACCGCACTTCGTGCAGGCACAGCAGTTACCTTAATGCGTGCAGGTAAAATGAATCCACTTGAGATTTTCGGTGGTCATACCATTGAAGGTCACAAAGATTTAGTAAAAATGATTAAAGCAGCACAAGCTGCAAACAAGGAGTAACGTATGCAAAATGAATTTGCTTTTTTCCCTGGATGCGTGCTTACTCAAGCCGCTATTGAAGCGAAAATGTCTCTTGAAGCCATAGCCCCAATTTTAGGCATTAAACTTAAAGAGATTAATGGATGGAGTTGTTGTGGTGCTTCTCAAGCACAAGACGTTGATCCTCTAGCAACCTTGGTTGCCAATGCACGTAACCTTGCTTTGGCAGAGAAGATGAACTTGCCAGTTCTTACAACATGCAGTACCTGTTTACTCATGTTGCGTCGTGCAAAAATACAATTAGACAATGGTCAAAAAGAGAAAATCAATACCTACCTTGCAAAAGGTAACATGACTTATAAAGGAACCAGTGAAGTTACAAGCCTTCTTTGGGTCTTGGCTCAAAATGCTGAGATGATTAAGTCTAAAGTAAAAAAACCTCTCTCAGGTCTAAAAGTAGCTGTTTTTTACGGCTGTCACAGTGTAAGACCTGGCAAAGATCTTGGATTTGAAAGTTCAGTGAATCCAACCAGTTTTGAAACCGTTGTCAAAGCGTTGGGGGCAGAGGTTGTACCTTTTGAAAAACGTTTGGACTGCTGTGGTTTCCACGCGGTTTATCCAGCGGAGAAGTCTGTTATGAAGATGACCAGTGGCATTGTTAACAGTGCAGCTGAGTCTAAAGCAGACTGTGTAGTCACTCCTTGTCCTTTGTGTCAAATGCAATTAGACATCTATCAAGATGATGCACAAGATACAACAAAGTCTAAAGCGCGTGTGCCAGTGCTCCACCTCTCTCAATTGGTGGGTTTAGCACTAGGGGTTCCTGCTAAGAAATTAGGACTTGATTACAACGTGATTGATGCAAGTAAACTTGCATAAGACTTGGGCATAGAGGTAGGTACGTTGAAAACTGTTTTGACAATCCTCCTCTCTCAAGTATTTAAAATACGACACTGATCTTAGGAGTAAAGTGATGTTAAAGTTTTTTTCTAAAGTGACGTCGGTTGCATTTTTATCCCTTTTATTCGTATTTGGGGTACAGGCTGCAACCATTGAAGTTATCAGTTCAGGAGCTTTTTATGCCACTATGGCTGAATTAAAGCCGGTGTTTGAAGAAAAAACAGGGCACCAAATCCATCTCTCTTCTGGTTCATCGATGGGTGCTTCTGCAACGTCTATTCCTAACCGTCTTAAAAACGGTGAAACATTCGATCTTATCATACTCGCCAGTGATCAACTGGATAAAATGATTGCCGATGATTTTGCACTCAAAGGAAGTAGGGTAGATCTCGTTCACTCGTCAATTGGTATGATGGTGAAAAAAGGACAACCAAAGCCAGACATTAGTACACAAGCTCAATTTGACAAGGTGTTAGTAGATGCAAAATCGATTGGATACTCTGCAAGTGCTAGTGGAACCCACTTGAACGAAAAGGTATTCCCCTATTTTGGAGAAGATGTCAAAGCTAAAACTAAGCTGATTGTAGGTGATCGTGTTGCTACGTGGGTTGGGCGTGGCGATCTGGAAATCGGTTTTCAACAAGTGAGTGAAATCGTGCCTTTTACCGGAGAAAATGGCAGTGTTGATTTGGTGGGTTCTATTCCTTCTCCTTATCAAAAAGTGACTATTTTCTCTGTTGGCGTTGCGAAAGGGAGTAAAGAGCCAGCAGCAGCGCAAGAGCTCGTCATATTTCTCACCGCTAAGGAAAATTTTCCTCGTTTGAGAGCACAAGGGCTTATTCCAGCAGCCGTTGCACGAGATATAGCCAAATAAGTACTACCGTATGATCAATAACACATTGAAACAACACGCTATTTAAACAATACCAAGCTTACAATGGATTTGGATGAGTTAATCTTTAACGCAAATTATAAATTTTAATGTGTCACCTCTGCTTTAGGGTTTATGTCTCTTGAAAGGTAAAACAGGGAGCATCCGTTTAATGGATGCCCCCTGTATGAGTTAAAAATTTGTTACTTCACTAAAGGATCTCTATGACACTCTCAAAGCAACTCCTTATTATGTTGGTATCTGCTATTGTAGGTGCTTCCACGATTTTTGGTATCAGCTTACTCAAAATGGATCAAATCTATACAACCACTACTACCTGTCAAAAAGAGACATTACCCAGCGTATTGTTGTTGGATGATATGCAAAGAGGGTTTTATCGCATTAGGCTTTTATTGTGGGAACATATAGGCACAGATGTCAATAATAAAGATGAAATCAAAATACTTGATGATAGGTATCGTACTTACAGAGCAGAATATGAAACGAATTTAAAAAATTATGAGACATATTTATCTGATGCCCAAGATAAAGAAATTTATGAAAAAGAGAAACAGCTTTACGCCATCTACATAGCGATGGCAGATAAAGTTTTGCAACTATCCCGTGAAGATAAAAAAGCAGAAGCGAAAGACTTTATGCTTAAAAATCGAAAAATGTCACGTAATTTAACCGATACCATCGATGAGCAAATGACGTACAATAAAAAACTTTCGGAAAACAATGCTCTTGTAGCTCAAGCTACTAAACAGACTGCAAGCATTGAAATGACCATTATTATCACGTTGGTCATACTTTTAACGGTTATGCTCAGTTATCTTATTAAGAATAACATCATGCAAGGCGTACACTTAATCAGAGACAGTATCACACATTTTGTCAAAGATAAAAATCTTAAATTCAGAATTGGTTATGAAAAGAACAATGAAATCAAAGAGATTGTTGATAGCTTTAATGATTTGGTTACAACCTTAGAAAATACCATTGTAGATGCCAAAAACTCTTCCAATGAAAATGCCTCTGTTTCTCATGAGTTAAGCACGACCAGTATGCAGATAGGAAGAAATGCAGAGCAAAGCTCGATCATTGTTGAAAATACCATTTTTGAGATAGACAGCATCAAATCCTTTGTTCAAGAGACAGCTAAACTCTCTGAGAGTATGAAAGAGGAAATTATAGATGCGGGTAAAAAACTAAACCATGCTAAAGATGAAATTATCTCCTTGCGAAATGAAGTTGATCAAGCAAGCGAAGCAGAAACAGCACTTGCAGGACAGTTAGAGCAGATGAGTAAAGATGCCGAACAAGTGAAACAAATCTTAACGGTTATTTCAGATATTGCTGATCAAACCAATCTTTTAGCTTTAAATGCCGCTATTGAAGCAGCAAGGGCTGGTGAGCATGGCAGGGGCTTTGCTGTAGTTGCCAATGAAGTACGTAAATTGGCTGAACGAACCCAAATCTCACTCACAGAGATCAATGCCACTATTAATGTCATTGTTCAGTCCATTGTGAATTCATCCGATCAAATGAATAAAAATGCAAAAAACATTCAACGACTCTCAGCGGTTTCAAGCGTAGTCGAAAACACCATTATGGGGACAAGTCAAGTGATGCAAAACAGTGTTGAGTCTGTCAGTACGAGTGCACAAAACTCTCGAAAGATTTCAAGCGATACCGATAAGATTGCGGATATGGTCTCTAACATCAACACCTTAACCTTCCAAAATGCTAGAAGTGTTGAGGAGATTGCAGCAGCGGCAGATCATCTTTCTCGTTTATCTGAAACCTTAAATGGTAAGCTTCAACAATTTAGATAAACATGAAAATTTAATATGCCAAAACCATAAAGATTTTGTAAATGAGGTTCCATCAACAGTGTTGCAATTTCTTAAATTTTAGGAAGAATATACAATGGATGAATTAACTTTAGGGTTTATTAGTTTTTGTACATCCGTCATAACAGGGGTCATTGGTATCGGTGGCGGATTATTACTCATTGCTATACTTCCTTCATTTTTACCTCTTAATGCTCTCATCCCTATACATGGGTTAAATCAAATTACAAGTAATTTATCAAGAGCTTATTTTGGATACAAAGATATACAATTTCAAGTCATACCAAAATTTTTAGTAGGATCATTCATTGGTGTTGGAATATTTATGTATTTTTTAAAAACGATATCTCTAACATATATTCCTTTATTGATAGGAGTATATATTTTATTGTCATTATGGTCACGAAATTTTAATACTAAAATAATGAAATATGAAAGTTATTATGTCATTGGATTTTTTCAAACAGGAGTATCTGTTATTGTTGGTACAACGGGGCAGCTTGCAATGACAAAATTACTTAAAGAATTTAAAGATAAAAATAAAGTAGTTGCTACATCAGCTATTCTTATGAGTATAACGCATATATTAAAAATCACTGTTTTTATCTATTTTGGATTTGTTTTTTATGACTACCTTAGTATCGTCACTAATATGGTTGTTGGCTCAATTTTGGGCTCTTATGTTGGAACAAAATTAAGAAATAAACTAGATAGTAAAAAATTAATTTTTATATTAAAAATATTTCTTTCTGTCTTGGCAGTAAAAAATATTATAAGTATTGGCTAATTTTATTCTCTCCTTGATCTCTATTCTCTTTCTAAGCCTGAGTCAATTTTGATAGAAAAGTTATACTCGAAAAAGAAAATATTTTATAGTTTAAAGAAAGTTCTAATCATGCTTAAGTTAGGATAGCTCACTTTTATTGAAAGGCTTTATCCCATGGATAGAATTCGAAACGTTTCTTGTTTTTCAAAACTAAACGACGCACAACTTGAAAAGCTTAAGAAGATTTCGGTCATCAAAAAGTTTAGCGCCAAAGAGATTTTGTTTTACGAAGGCGATGCGCCCATTTATCTTTATGTACTGCTTCAAGGAACGCTCAAAGTCTATAAAACCAATCACAAAGGACAACAGATCTTTTTGCACCAGTTTTACCCAGGTGGTTTAGTCGCGGAACTGGCAAATTTTGAGAACATTCCTTACCCTGCAACGGCGGAATTTATGAGTGAGAGTGAAGTGCTTCGCATCGACTACAAGGCGTTGGAGCATGATTTTTTCAAAAATCCTGACATTTCGTTTGAGATTATTAAATCGCTCATTGCAAAGCATAAAATTTTGATTGATGTCATTCAAAAAGAGGTGATTTTAACCGCCGATGCCAAAGTGGCG
Above is a genomic segment from Sulfurospirillum halorespirans DSM 13726 containing:
- a CDS encoding sensor histidine kinase, which translates into the protein MFSFVMIAITGLLLLYYQDALQTSIFLHTPAAIINFISVFVIVIIFALYYEITRIDTYKRLINANYKKDLLYNELQHRVKNNLNIVSSMLAIQAEKEDQKVRDIIQVSKSRIDAMAMVHSMLYVSHDLEKVNAKEFIEKLYRNIQSTLSEHVNILFKADTLELSLNEVIPIGLIINELLVNSFKYAFKTEENPKIIIVLKRRGDTVLLTYFDNGSGYDSNMKRNFGLQLVDLNVKQLKGTLKVSYNHGLCYQIAYKRGEHV
- a CDS encoding response regulator, with product MYKIVIVEDECIAAEYLKMIVEKQSWCVVESVDNGADALESVRKYEPDLVLLDIMIKGAMSGCEVAMHLRSISDCAIVFTTAYADDEMITYAIDAKADGYIIKPYNEREIIATISLLSAKKNPLPSTKISKIAGGFCFNHETRLLYKQGRMIKMSPNALKLIQTLCEHKNHCVSYERLYATLWDDEQLNLKKLQMVIYRIREICDVDFFENINGVGYQIKIDYKVPSTPDLPQ
- a CDS encoding methyl-accepting chemotaxis protein, encoding MTLSKQLLIMLVSAIVGASTIFGISLLKMDQIYTTTTTCQKETLPSVLLLDDMQRGFYRIRLLLWEHIGTDVNNKDEIKILDDRYRTYRAEYETNLKNYETYLSDAQDKEIYEKEKQLYAIYIAMADKVLQLSREDKKAEAKDFMLKNRKMSRNLTDTIDEQMTYNKKLSENNALVAQATKQTASIEMTIIITLVILLTVMLSYLIKNNIMQGVHLIRDSITHFVKDKNLKFRIGYEKNNEIKEIVDSFNDLVTTLENTIVDAKNSSNENASVSHELSTTSMQIGRNAEQSSIIVENTIFEIDSIKSFVQETAKLSESMKEEIIDAGKKLNHAKDEIISLRNEVDQASEAETALAGQLEQMSKDAEQVKQILTVISDIADQTNLLALNAAIEAARAGEHGRGFAVVANEVRKLAERTQISLTEINATINVIVQSIVNSSDQMNKNAKNIQRLSAVSSVVENTIMGTSQVMQNSVESVSTSAQNSRKISSDTDKIADMVSNINTLTFQNARSVEEIAAAADHLSRLSETLNGKLQQFR
- a CDS encoding substrate-binding domain-containing protein translates to MLKFFSKVTSVAFLSLLFVFGVQAATIEVISSGAFYATMAELKPVFEEKTGHQIHLSSGSSMGASATSIPNRLKNGETFDLIILASDQLDKMIADDFALKGSRVDLVHSSIGMMVKKGQPKPDISTQAQFDKVLVDAKSIGYSASASGTHLNEKVFPYFGEDVKAKTKLIVGDRVATWVGRGDLEIGFQQVSEIVPFTGENGSVDLVGSIPSPYQKVTIFSVGVAKGSKEPAAAQELVIFLTAKENFPRLRAQGLIPAAVARDIAK
- a CDS encoding Crp/Fnr family transcriptional regulator, whose protein sequence is MDRIRNVSCFSKLNDAQLEKLKKISVIKKFSAKEILFYEGDAPIYLYVLLQGTLKVYKTNHKGQQIFLHQFYPGGLVAELANFENIPYPATAEFMSESEVLRIDYKALEHDFFKNPDISFEIIKSLIAKHKILIDVIQKEVILTADAKVAKFILENGELFKTLKNTQVASILNLTPETLSRTLSKFKSSGFIELDEKHHIRILDTQKLEEVL
- a CDS encoding sulfite exporter TauE/SafE family protein; the encoded protein is MDELTLGFISFCTSVITGVIGIGGGLLLIAILPSFLPLNALIPIHGLNQITSNLSRAYFGYKDIQFQVIPKFLVGSFIGVGIFMYFLKTISLTYIPLLIGVYILLSLWSRNFNTKIMKYESYYVIGFFQTGVSVIVGTTGQLAMTKLLKEFKDKNKVVATSAILMSITHILKITVFIYFGFVFYDYLSIVTNMVVGSILGSYVGTKLRNKLDSKKLIFILKIFLSVLAVKNIISIG
- the sdhA gene encoding 8-methylmenaquinol:fumarate reductase flavoprotein subunit — encoded protein: MSEQFTRREFLQSACITMGALAVSTGGVEQAFAATSTSTPNTSGMPTCDVLIIGSGAAGLRAAVAARKKNPNLSVVVVSKVMPTRSATTMAEGGINGVIDFSEGDSFELHAKDTVKGGDFLVDQDTALKFATYAGAAIHELDYLGMPFSRNAKGEVNKRYAGGASKIRCNFASDKTGHILTHTCLDDALKNGVKFLMDHHMLDLSIEDGHCEGVVLRNIRTGDIAPVRAKSVVLATGGYTRVFWNRTSTPYIATGDGAAAVLRAGLAFKDPEMLQFHPTGVCHGGTLITEAARGEGGILLNNLGERFMKRYVPNKMELAPRDIVARSIETEIREGRAFGHDMEAYVLLDVTHLGKEKIMRDLPQIRHIGMLFENMDLVEKPIAIRPTAHYSMGGIHVTSIDTMATPAPGLFAAGEASCVSIHGANRLGGNSLCDATVTGRIAGINAAEYAAKADFGKGKRLNDLTLKWTSHFKEITSSGKGNDNDMYALREEMGAANWYNMGIFRTESKLLALADKHAEFQARYEAIRIPNANPVFNTAYTEYVELGNLLLASRAALMGATARKESRGSHFREDYLKRDDANFLKHSMVTMDESGKMHLDWKDVVVGQFKIEERKY
- a CDS encoding LysR family transcriptional regulator, which gives rise to MSLKQIECVVMVAKLKSFTKAAQKLKIAQPSLSQSINILEKQIGVPLFDRSTTPISLTHAGEIYLSKANAIIELYNDLNVQMRDVTGFENGKLRLGFSQTGYHFIPDALSKFYKKFPNADIKVSQVFSTLKLEKMLLDGDVDIATLILPLHSEGLSYKVIKEEQALLALPISHPLAQKVKKRIKGYPMISLRDLKNEKFILPKDTQRSRPIYDKIFKEAGFEPNIFCETETFDIANSIVASGIGACFTVPQFIKEDKQDKLLLFSIDEPLLTRTVVLAYREDKRLSKIAHEFLSIAKNL
- the sdhB gene encoding 8-methylmenaquinol:fumarate reductase iron-sulfur subunit, with amino-acid sequence MKFIIDRFDGNKNYQQTYTVEKKDIEALTLLGTLLFIKQHQDLTLNFTASCRMAICGACGVRVNGHAYLACDTKMTELFEEYKDTDIFRISPLSNYTVISDLAVDWEPAIENLRKVKPGLVAKSEFSEKEGCRQNQEQYDRIVGQWDCILCGVCASECNKLSADRSDYMEPFVYTRAWKVANDSRTKDPMIHVKPSVTNGLWNCVHCHECTNRCPKHISAAEDIAGLRAMAMRKGLNSGVGPAHAKSFYTDLVEDSGRLNEIRLALRTEGVSTALRAGTAVTLMRAGKMNPLEIFGGHTIEGHKDLVKMIKAAQAANKE
- the sdhE gene encoding 8-methylmenaquinol:fumarate reductase membrane anchor subunit, with the protein product MQNEFAFFPGCVLTQAAIEAKMSLEAIAPILGIKLKEINGWSCCGASQAQDVDPLATLVANARNLALAEKMNLPVLTTCSTCLLMLRRAKIQLDNGQKEKINTYLAKGNMTYKGTSEVTSLLWVLAQNAEMIKSKVKKPLSGLKVAVFYGCHSVRPGKDLGFESSVNPTSFETVVKALGAEVVPFEKRLDCCGFHAVYPAEKSVMKMTSGIVNSAAESKADCVVTPCPLCQMQLDIYQDDAQDTTKSKARVPVLHLSQLVGLALGVPAKKLGLDYNVIDASKLA